CGACTCGCTGCGCTCGCTCGACGACCGGCCCGCCGCGCGTCCCGGTCGTTGAGCGAGGAGCGCAGCGACGAGTCGAAGCGCGCCGCCTCGCCTCGCCTTGCCTTGCCTGTCCGCAACTGCAAGGCGTGCTGACCGGCACGCCGCCTCCGCGAGGGATGCGGCGGCGTGTCGCGCGGCATCCCTTGCATTTCGGCTCGCGCCTGTGCACGCGGTGTCAGCGGGCGTAGCGTTCGACGAACGCACGCAGGATGTTGCCGGTGTGCACGACGGGCAGACGCCGCACGGCGTCGAGGGTGAGATCCAACTCGTCGGGCGCGAAGTACCCGTAACCGGCGTAGGCACGCACGCGTGTGCTGATGCCCTCGACGTCGCACTCCGGGTGGAACTGTGTGGCGTAGACGTTGCGGCCCACGCGGAACATCTGCACGGGACACGCTTCGCCTCGAACGAGCAGTGTCGCCGTCGGCGGCAGCGCGGAGATCGCCTCCTTATGGCCGACGAATGCCGCGAAGCGGTCGGGCAGGCCGGCCAGGAGCGGGTCGTCGTGCCCGGCGCCGGTCTTGTCGACCTCGATGACACTGATGGGTTCCCGGTAGGTGCCGTCGATGGCAGCGCCCTGATGTGCGCCGAGGGTTCCCACGCCGTAGCAGGCGCCGAAGAAGGGGAAGTCCCGCGCCACCACCTCGTCGAGAAGGGCGGCGATCTCCGCCTCGACCCGCCGCTGTGCGGGTGACTTCTTCTCGATCGGGTCCGACGCGTTGAACGGCCCGCCGCCCACGAAGATGCCCGAGTATGCGTCCAGGTCCACCTTTCCGAGGGGCTCTGCCTCCATCCGTACGCGGACGAGCTCGTCCGGCGACAGCCCGGTGAAGCGGAGAAAGAGGCGGTACTCCTCGTCGGCGGGTACGTCCTCCGCCCGGGTCGCGAGCAGCAGGAACGGCTTCATCCTCGGACCGTTTCGATGTAGGAGATGAGGGCTTCCAAGGTGGCGGCGACGGCGGGGTTTCGAGGCCCCTCGTCGCGAGCGACGGCCCAGTAGGCGAGGGGATGCGCGTAGGCGCCGTCCAGCACCCGGGTCAGGCGCGGGTCGGCGTCGCCGAGGAAGTCGGGCAGGATGCCGATGCCCGCTCCGGCCGCCGTCGCCTCGACGTGTGCGAAGACGCTCGTGGAACGGACGGATGCCGGCGAGTCCGGCAGCTCCTGCAGTGCGCGGTCGAGCTCATCGACCTGCAGCGAGCTCTCCACGTAGTACACGAGGGGGTGTGCGGCCAGCTCGGCGATCGAGTCGGGCCTACCCGCCTCGTCGAGATAGTCGGGTGTCGCGTAGAGACGAAGCGCGTACGCGCAGACCGGCGTCGCGTACGCCCGCAGCACCTGAGGTCGACCGACGACGATCTCCAGATCGACGCCGGAGCGGTTCTGGCGGACACGCTGCGTCGCCGAGAGCAGCTCGACCGCGAGCTGCGGGTGCTCGCGTCGCAGAGCGGTCATCGCCGGTGCGAGGAAGACCGAGGTGAAGGCATCGGGGGCGGAGACGCGCACCATGCCGTGCACGGCATCGGCGTTCTCCCCGTCGATGAGCTCGCGCAGTGACGCTTCGATGCGCTCGGCGATCGTCACCGCACGGTGACCGAGATCGGTGACCTCCCAGCCGCCGGCGGTGCGGACCAGGACACGTCCTCCCATCGCGGACTCGAGCGCCGTGACCCGACGGGACACCGTGGAGTGATTGACCCCGAGAACCTCGGCGGCGGCCGTGTAGCGACCCAGGCGCGCGACCGACAGGAATGTCATCAGCGCGTCCAGTGGGGGATCCGGGGGAGCGGCAGGCATGCCGACGAGTGTGCACCAGTGCACACCTGCGGTGCAAGTTTGCGGCGAGTGTGTGCATTGATCCACGGTCACGCGGTGCCTACGCTGGCCACGGGCGACGTCGAGGACGACGGCGGCCACTGCCCGCGACGACGACCGTCGCCGGTGTCGAAGGGAGTCTCATGTCCACGATCGCCTTCATCGGATTGGGTCACATGGGTGCGCCCATGTCGGCGCACCTCGTTGCCGCGGGGCACACCGTCCATGGCGTCGACCTCAACCCCGCTGCTGCGGCGGCCGCCGCCGAGCGGGGAGTGCAGATCGTCTCCTCGGTTGCCGAGGCCATCGACGGCGCGGATGCCGCGATCACCTCGCTGCCCAAGCCCGAGCACGTCCGCGGCGTGTACGGGGGCATCGACGGCATCCTTGCGCACGCGGCGCCGTCGACCTTGCTGCTGGACACCTCGACCGTCGACGTGGAGACATCGCGCTGGTGCCACGCCGGAGCGCAGCAGCGCGGTCTGTCGTTCGTGGATGCGCCGATCTCCGGCGGAACCGCGGGCGCGGAGGCGCGCAAGCTGACGTTCATGCTCGGCGGAGGTGCCGCCGACGTGGAGAGGGCGCGGGAGGTCGTGGCGCCGATGGCAGGCAACGTCATCGCCTGCGGTGAGGCGGGAGCCGGCATCGCCGCGAAGCTCGTCAACAACATGATGCTCTTCATCTCGGTCATGGCCGTGTCGGAAGGCTCGCAACTCGCGGAGCAGCTCGGTCTGGATCCGCAGGTGTTCTGGGACGTCGCCCGCGTCTCGTCGGCCGACTCGTGGGCGCTGCGCACCTGGTATCCGGTGCCGGGCATCGTCGAGAAGGCGGCGGCGAACAAGAATTTCGACGCGACCTTCTCCGTCGAGCTCGCCCGCAAGGACTGCGCACTGGCCGTACAGGCCGGAGACGACACCGGCGTGCACCTGCCGGCGGCGCGTCTCGCGCTCGGCCAGCTCGACGACCTCATCGCCGAAGGCCTGGGGGGCAAGGACTGCACGCTGGTCGCGCGGTTCGCCTCGCCGGACGGCACCCTCCGCGGCTACGACCCGTCCCGCGACGGCGCGTCCGCCGCCTGACCCGCCATCCCCTGCACACCCCGATCGAGAGGGCAATCCATGACCACCGCATCCGCACCGCAGACCTCCGCCGATCCCACCGGCTCGGTCACCGTGATCCCGCACGTCGTCGCGGGCGAACGCGTCGGCCCGACAGGGCGCACCGGTTCCGTCTTCAACCCCGCCACGGGCCGGCAGAGCGCAGAGGTCGCCTTGGCCTCGGCCGCGTTCGTCCACGATGCGGCCCGGCGCGCCCAGGCCGCTCAGCGCGGCTGGCGGGACACCGGCCTCGGCAAGCGTCAGCAGGTGATGTTCCGCCTCCGCGAGGTCGTCGCCTCCCGCGCCGAGGAGCTTGCCCGCATCATCACGGCGGAGCACGGCAAGACGGTGGACGATGCCCTCGGCGAAGTGGCTCGAGGGCTCGAGAACGTCGAGTTCTGCACCAGTCTGATGCACCACCTCAAGGGCGACTACTCCGAGCAGGTCGCGTCGGGCGTCGACGTGCACCAGGTGCGTCAGCCGGTGGGTGTGGTCGCGTGCATCACGCCGTTCAACTTCCCCGCGATGGTGCCGCTGTGGATGGTGACGACCGCCATTGCCGCCGGCAACGCCGTGATCCTCAAGCCCAGCGAGCGCGACCCGTCGGCGGCGGTGTGGCTGGCCGAGGCCTTCGCCGAGGCGGGGCTTCCCGACGGCATCCTGAACGTCGTCCACGGCGACAAGGAGGCGGTCGACGCACTGCTGGACGACCCGATCGTGCGCGCCGTGTCGTTCGTAGGCTCGACCCCGATCGCCAGGTACATCTACGCGCGTGCCGCCGAGAACGGCAAGCGCGTGCAGGCGCTGGGCGGAGCGAAGAACCACATGATCGTCATGCCCGATGCCGATCTGGACGCCGCCGCGGATGCCGCGGTCTCGGCGGCTTACGGCTCGGCGGGGGAGCGCTGCATGGCCGTGTCGGTCGTCGTCGCGGTCGGCGACGTCGCCGACCCGCTGGTCGCGAAGGTCGCCGAGCGCATCGGCGGACTCGTCGTCGGCGACGGCACCGACCCCGACAGCGACATGGGCCCGCTGATCACGCGCGATGCCCTCGAGCGTGTCCGCGGCTTCGTCGCGGGAGCTGCGGACGAGGGCGCCCGCATCGTGGTGGACGGCCGCGAGCTCGCGGTGGACGGCGACGGGTTCTTCATCGGACCGTCGCTCGTCGACGCCGTGACGCCGGGCATGCGCGTCTACGACGAGGAGATCTTCGGGCCGGTGCTCTCGGTCGTGCGTGTCGCCTCCTACGACGACGCCGTTGCGCTGATCAACGACAACCGCTACGCCAACGGCACCGCGGTGTTCACCCGCGACGGCAAGACCGCCCGCCAGTTCGAGTACGACATCGAGGTCGGAATGGTCGGGGTCAACGTCCCCATTCCCGTGCCGATCGGGGCGTTCTCGTTCGGCGGCTGGAAGGACTCGCTGTTCGGCGACACGCACATGTACGGCCCGGAGGCGTTCAACTTCTACACGCGCCGGAAGGTCGTCACGACGCGGTGGCCCGACCCCAGCGAGAGCCAGATCAGCCTGGGCTTCCCGACCCACTGAATCGTCCAGGATAGGCTGGAGTTCCACATTCCGCTCCATCGTCGGAGGTACACCATGGCGATCGCACGACTGCACGGAGGCCCGCTGGACGGGCAGGTCCTTCCCCTGGACGACGAGAGCCAGGACCGGCTGATCCTGCCCTACAGCGAGACCCAGATCGTCTACGAGCGCACCGGCGCGGCCGAGAACACCGGCGAGGGTGACGGCCCGACGTCCGCCGAGTTCCACTTCGTGGAGGCGGAGGACGACATCGATCCCGACCCCGACGGCCGGGACGAGTGACGCCGCAGCCCCAGCGCGCGCTCGAGATCGAGCTGACGTTCGACGTCCACGGCGACACCCCGCTGCCCGACCTGTCGGGTCTGCCGGATGTCGCCGTCGTCGATGGGCCCGCGCGTCGCGACCTCGATGCCCGGTACTTGGACGTGCCGGGCTTCGCCCTGGGGCGCGCCGGCTACGCGGTGCGCCGCCGCACCGGAGGACCGGACGAGGGATGGCACATCAAGGGGCCCAAGACCGCCGACGGCGGGCGGCTCGAGACGCACTGGCCGCTCGATGAGGCGCCAGCGAGCGCGCCCGCCGGTGAGGTGACCGTCCCGGATGCCGTCGCCGACGCCGTGGCCGAGATCGCCGCCGGAGACCTGGCGCCGATTGCCCGCATCGTCAACGACCGCCATGCCTACGCCCTCCGCGACGAGGTGGGCGCGCTCGTCGCGGAGTTCGTCGACGACCACGTCGTCGCGACCGACGAGGTCCGCGGTGTGCAGACGACGTGGCGCGAGTGGGAGTTCGAGCTGGGTCCTGCCGCGCCGGCCGACGGTGCCCGCACCGCGCTCTTCGACGCCGTCACCGCCGCCGTCGCGGCGGTCGGCGGACGCCCCGCGGCATCCGATTCGAAACTTGCCCGCACCCTCGGACTCTGACGCTCGTCGGTCCCGTCCGGTCGCTTCCGCCTGCGGATGACGTCGAGAAGGGACCGACGAACGTCACTCGGATGCCGGAAACCACTGACGCCGCCCCCGGCTTCGGTTGGGGCGGCGTCAGTCGTAGGAGTCAGCGTACTCCAGAGCTCACGGAGCTCAGAGGTTGATCATGTGTCCCGCGAGACCGTGGAAGGCCTCCTGCAGAGCCTCGGACAGCGTCGGGTGGGTGTGCACGTTGCGCGCCAGCTCCAGAGCGGTCAGGTCCCACTTCTGGGCGAGGGTGAGCTCCGGCAGCAGCTCCGACACGTCGGGGCCGATGAGGTGGCCGCCGACGAGCTCGAGGTGCTCGGCATCCGCGATGAGCTTGACGAAGCCGACCGGCTCGCCGAGGCCGTGCGCCTTGCCGTTGGCCATGAAGGGGAAGGTCGCGACCTTGTACTCGCGTCCGGTCTCCTTGTACTGCGCCTCGGTGTAGCCGAACGACGCCACCTGCGGCGAGCAGAAGGTCGCACGCGGCATCATGCGGTAGTCGCCGAGGGCCATGGTCTCCGCGCCACCGATCGTCTCTGCGGCGACGACGCCCTGCGCCTCGGCGACATGGGCGAGCTGCAGCTTGGCCGTGACGTCACCGATGGCGTAGATGCCCTCGACGTTGGTACGCATGAAGTCGTCGATCTCGATGGCGCCGCGCTCGGTGAGCTTCACACCGGTGTTCTCCAGGCCGAAGCCCTCGACCCGGGGAGCGAAGCCGATCGACATGAGCACCTTGTCGGCTTCGATCGAGCCCTGCGCGCCGCTCTTGTTGTCGGTGTAGGTCACCGTGACCTTGTCGCCGGAGTCGACGACCGACTCCACCTTGGTCGAGACGAGGAGGTCGACGCCGAGGTTCTTGTACTGCTTCGCGATCTCCTTCGAGACGTCCGCGTCCTCGTTCGGGAGGGCGCGGTCGAGGAACTCGATGATCGTGACCTTCACGCCGTAGTTCGTCATGACGTAGGCGAACTCCATGCCGATGGCGCCGGCGCCGACGATGACGATCGAGTTCGGCAGGTCGCGGGTGAGGATCTGCTCCTCGTACGTCACGACGTTCTCGCTCAGCGTCACGCCCGGGAGCAGGCGCACCGTCGAGCCGGTCGCGATGATGACGTTGTCGAAGGTGACCTCTTCGGTGGAGCCGTCGCTCTTGGCGACCGAGATCGCCTTGGGGCCGGTGAAGGTGCCCCGGCCCTCGAACTCGGTGACCTTGTTCTTCTTCATCAGGTAGTGGATGCCCTTGACGCGGCCGTCGGCCACGACGCGCGACCGGTCCCACGCCGTGCCGAAGTCGAGGCTGAACTCACCAGTGATGCCGAAGAAGTCGGCCTTGTGCTTCAGGGTGTGGGCGATCTCGGCGTTCTTCAGGAGCGCCTTGGAGGGGATGCAGCCGACGTTGAGGCAGACACCGCCCCAGTACTTCTCTTCGATGATGGCGACGGACTGGCCGAGCTGGGCGGCGCGGACCGCCGCGACATAGCCACCAGGGCCGGCACCGAGGACGACGACGTTGAAATGAGGCATGCTCTCAGCCTAGTCCTCGGGGGTGGCTCGGGACTTCCGCAGAAGCACCGCCACGAGGGCGCCGAGCGCGGCCGCGACCACCAGGCCGAGCAGCACCCAGACGAACACCGGAACGCCTGCGTCGCCGCTCGATGTCGGCGTCGCCGTCAGCGTCTGCGTGGTCGTCGTCTCGCCGGTCGACGGGCTCTGCGTGGCACCGCCGGCGACGGTGAACGTGTACTGCCCCGCGACCGGGTGGCCGTCGCTGGAGACCACGCGCCAGGTCACCGTCACCGGGCCGGACGCGTTGCCGGCGAGCCCCTGTGTCAGATGCGTGCCGTCCAGCGTCGGATCGCCGTCGGTGAGCGAGGCTCCCGCGGCATCCGTGACCACGACCTGCGTCGCGCCGGGCTCGTCCATCAGCACGCCGCTGAACGTCATGGTGATCTGGGCGGGCAGTGCGCCGACGTCGGCGTTGATGCTCGGGTCGGCGCCGATCAGCTCATCATGCGCCCAGGCAGGAGTGGCCACGGCGATGGAGAGCCCTCCGAGCAGGAGCGCGACGAGGCCGACCAGGACCGAACGGAACGTATGAACTCTGTGTGACATCACGTCCTCGACCCTATCCGCGCCTGTTGTGCGCCGGGTCGGAGTCCTAGCATGGCGGCAGGCGAGCGTCGCGCTCGCCGTGACCGGAAGGACGGTGCGAGATGGACGCCAGGATGATGGAAGCGATGGCCGGCGAGATGTCGATGGCCGAGATGCCCGCGATGGATGCCGCGGTCATGCAGGCCTGCATGGACGCCTGCGCCGCCTGCGAGCAGGCATGCACGGTGTGTTCGATGCAGATGATGGACTGTGCCCCGTCGTGCATGAACTGCGCAGACATGTGCAACACCATGATGCGTGCGATGCTGCGGATGCCGGGCATGACGCCGGCGTCGATGATGGCGATGCTCGACGCCTGCATCGCGATGTGTCAGACCTGCATGGACATGTGCATGATGCACGCCGACGACAGCGCCGTCTGCGCCATGTGCGCGGACTCCTGCCGCGCCTGCATGGACGCGTGCATGGCCGTCAAGGACGCGATGATGGCCGCCGCCTGAGCGGGCCTCTGTCTCTCGCGGCTCAGCCCACGAGCACGTTGTAGAGTCGTCCCCCTGCGTGGAGGGCGTGATAGCGCGGGTGGAGTGCCACGGGCGCGCCCTGCGGCACGGACGCCGCGGCCCCGGATCCGTTCCACAGTTCGATCTCGCGGCCCTCCAGAGTGAGAACGGTGAGCGTGCCATCCGTCGTGGAGTGCACCGCGATCGCGTCGACCCACTCGCTGGGCGTGGCCGACACCAGCCTCGACTGGATCAGGTGGACGGCGTGACCGGCGGCGAACGAGGAGCAGGATCCTCCTGTCGCGCACATGCAGATGGCATCCTGACGCACCGGGTCGGGCGTGAGGCGGTTCTGCTTCGCGGACACGGGGTTCCTCTCGTGGACGCCGCCGGTGTCGGCGGTGCGATCAGGCTACGTCGGGCGGATCGCCGGCCACGCGGGCGTCGTCACACATCGACACACGCCGCCGTGTTCACCGCTCGGCGACATCGGGGAGCACGCTACGCGAAACCGCGTCGTGCGCGGGGGTTCGCAGCCCGGGCCGATCCGTTAGGGTGAAGGGGAAGGAGGCCATGGTGGAAGAGAACGCTCGAGACGCTGGTGTCAGCGGTATCCGACGTGACGCCGGGAGTGGCGGCTCCGCCGACACCACCCAGACGTTCGGTCACGACTCCGACCTGTCCTTCGTGCCGTTCGGCACAGATCTGACGGACGTGGAGCGTGAGGCGATCGATGCGCTTCCGTCGCGCGCCGCGCTGCTGCTCGTCCGCTCTGGCCCCACGGCGGGCGCGCGCTATCTGCTCGACACCGACGTCACCACCGTCGGGCGCCACCCCGAGGCCGACATCTTCTTCGATGACGTGACCGTCTCTCGTCGTCACGCGGAGATCACCCGCACCGGCGCCGTCTTCGAGCTCGTCGATCAGCGCTCTCTGAACGGCAGCTACGTCAACGGCGAGCGCGTGGACCGCGCCGTGCTCGTCGACGGCTCCGAGGTGCGCATCGGCAAGTTCCGTCTCAACTTCTTCGCGTCGCCGGCCGACCGCGGTCAGGTGACGAGCGGGTGAGCCCGGCTGCCTCGCCCCGTGGACGTGCGTCGTCCTCGGGTTATCTCAGCATTGGTCAGGTGCTCGCACGCCTGACGCCGGAGTTTTCCGATCTCAGCGCGAGCAAGCTGCGCTACCTCGAGGTGCAGGGCATCGTCACGCCGCTTCGCACCGAATCGGGGTACCGCAAGTTCTCGCCTCTCGACGTCGAGCGACTGCGCACGGCGCTCACGCTTCAGCGCGACCACTACATGCCCCTTGCGCGAATTCGCGAGTATCTCGACGAACAGCACGGCGGCACCGTCGCGCCGCCGGCGACGGCGTCCATCGTCACCGCCCCGCGCCGCTACCGCCGCGAGGAACTGTTGCAGACGGCAGGCGCGTCGGCGGCGCTGCTGAACGATGCCGTGCGCGCCGGGCTCATCGCGGCAGCCGACAGCTACGACGAGAAGACACTCGGCGTGCTGCGGGCGCTCGTGGCGCTCGACGGGCACGGCATTCAACCCCGGCACGTGCGGGGCATCCGGCAGGCCGCGGAGCGCGAGGTCGCGCTCGTGGAGAGCGCTCTGACACCTCTGCTGCGGCGCTCGGATGCGGTGTCGCGCGCACGCGCGAGCGAGCTCGCGCCCGAGCTGCTTCGTCGCCTGGACGAAGTGCGCGCGGCGTTCGCGCACGCGGCGCTCGACCGCATCGCGCCGTGACGGCGACGCGACACGCCGAGCGTCGGGATGCGGATGTCGTTGCCGCAGGCACTCTGCTGATCTACCGTGGAGGAAACGACGCACTGTCCACATGGAGGCGAGCATG
The DNA window shown above is from Microbacterium laevaniformans and carries:
- a CDS encoding glutamine amidotransferase, whose protein sequence is MKPFLLLATRAEDVPADEEYRLFLRFTGLSPDELVRVRMEAEPLGKVDLDAYSGIFVGGGPFNASDPIEKKSPAQRRVEAEIAALLDEVVARDFPFFGACYGVGTLGAHQGAAIDGTYREPISVIEVDKTGAGHDDPLLAGLPDRFAAFVGHKEAISALPPTATLLVRGEACPVQMFRVGRNVYATQFHPECDVEGISTRVRAYAGYGYFAPDELDLTLDAVRRLPVVHTGNILRAFVERYAR
- a CDS encoding LysR family transcriptional regulator, translating into MTFLSVARLGRYTAAAEVLGVNHSTVSRRVTALESAMGGRVLVRTAGGWEVTDLGHRAVTIAERIEASLRELIDGENADAVHGMVRVSAPDAFTSVFLAPAMTALRREHPQLAVELLSATQRVRQNRSGVDLEIVVGRPQVLRAYATPVCAYALRLYATPDYLDEAGRPDSIAELAAHPLVYYVESSLQVDELDRALQELPDSPASVRSTSVFAHVEATAAGAGIGILPDFLGDADPRLTRVLDGAYAHPLAYWAVARDEGPRNPAVAATLEALISYIETVRG
- a CDS encoding NAD(P)-dependent oxidoreductase: MSTIAFIGLGHMGAPMSAHLVAAGHTVHGVDLNPAAAAAAAERGVQIVSSVAEAIDGADAAITSLPKPEHVRGVYGGIDGILAHAAPSTLLLDTSTVDVETSRWCHAGAQQRGLSFVDAPISGGTAGAEARKLTFMLGGGAADVERAREVVAPMAGNVIACGEAGAGIAAKLVNNMMLFISVMAVSEGSQLAEQLGLDPQVFWDVARVSSADSWALRTWYPVPGIVEKAAANKNFDATFSVELARKDCALAVQAGDDTGVHLPAARLALGQLDDLIAEGLGGKDCTLVARFASPDGTLRGYDPSRDGASAA
- a CDS encoding CoA-acylating methylmalonate-semialdehyde dehydrogenase, producing the protein MTTASAPQTSADPTGSVTVIPHVVAGERVGPTGRTGSVFNPATGRQSAEVALASAAFVHDAARRAQAAQRGWRDTGLGKRQQVMFRLREVVASRAEELARIITAEHGKTVDDALGEVARGLENVEFCTSLMHHLKGDYSEQVASGVDVHQVRQPVGVVACITPFNFPAMVPLWMVTTAIAAGNAVILKPSERDPSAAVWLAEAFAEAGLPDGILNVVHGDKEAVDALLDDPIVRAVSFVGSTPIARYIYARAAENGKRVQALGGAKNHMIVMPDADLDAAADAAVSAAYGSAGERCMAVSVVVAVGDVADPLVAKVAERIGGLVVGDGTDPDSDMGPLITRDALERVRGFVAGAADEGARIVVDGRELAVDGDGFFIGPSLVDAVTPGMRVYDEEIFGPVLSVVRVASYDDAVALINDNRYANGTAVFTRDGKTARQFEYDIEVGMVGVNVPIPVPIGAFSFGGWKDSLFGDTHMYGPEAFNFYTRRKVVTTRWPDPSESQISLGFPTH
- a CDS encoding CYTH domain-containing protein, producing MTPQPQRALEIELTFDVHGDTPLPDLSGLPDVAVVDGPARRDLDARYLDVPGFALGRAGYAVRRRTGGPDEGWHIKGPKTADGGRLETHWPLDEAPASAPAGEVTVPDAVADAVAEIAAGDLAPIARIVNDRHAYALRDEVGALVAEFVDDHVVATDEVRGVQTTWREWEFELGPAAPADGARTALFDAVTAAVAAVGGRPAASDSKLARTLGL
- the lpdA gene encoding dihydrolipoyl dehydrogenase codes for the protein MPHFNVVVLGAGPGGYVAAVRAAQLGQSVAIIEEKYWGGVCLNVGCIPSKALLKNAEIAHTLKHKADFFGITGEFSLDFGTAWDRSRVVADGRVKGIHYLMKKNKVTEFEGRGTFTGPKAISVAKSDGSTEEVTFDNVIIATGSTVRLLPGVTLSENVVTYEEQILTRDLPNSIVIVGAGAIGMEFAYVMTNYGVKVTIIEFLDRALPNEDADVSKEIAKQYKNLGVDLLVSTKVESVVDSGDKVTVTYTDNKSGAQGSIEADKVLMSIGFAPRVEGFGLENTGVKLTERGAIEIDDFMRTNVEGIYAIGDVTAKLQLAHVAEAQGVVAAETIGGAETMALGDYRMMPRATFCSPQVASFGYTEAQYKETGREYKVATFPFMANGKAHGLGEPVGFVKLIADAEHLELVGGHLIGPDVSELLPELTLAQKWDLTALELARNVHTHPTLSEALQEAFHGLAGHMINL
- a CDS encoding copper resistance CopC family protein, producing MSHRVHTFRSVLVGLVALLLGGLSIAVATPAWAHDELIGADPSINADVGALPAQITMTFSGVLMDEPGATQVVVTDAAGASLTDGDPTLDGTHLTQGLAGNASGPVTVTWRVVSSDGHPVAGQYTFTVAGGATQSPSTGETTTTQTLTATPTSSGDAGVPVFVWVLLGLVVAAALGALVAVLLRKSRATPED
- a CDS encoding FHA domain-containing protein; translation: MVEENARDAGVSGIRRDAGSGGSADTTQTFGHDSDLSFVPFGTDLTDVEREAIDALPSRAALLLVRSGPTAGARYLLDTDVTTVGRHPEADIFFDDVTVSRRHAEITRTGAVFELVDQRSLNGSYVNGERVDRAVLVDGSEVRIGKFRLNFFASPADRGQVTSG
- the ftsR gene encoding transcriptional regulator FtsR, translating into MSPAASPRGRASSSGYLSIGQVLARLTPEFSDLSASKLRYLEVQGIVTPLRTESGYRKFSPLDVERLRTALTLQRDHYMPLARIREYLDEQHGGTVAPPATASIVTAPRRYRREELLQTAGASAALLNDAVRAGLIAAADSYDEKTLGVLRALVALDGHGIQPRHVRGIRQAAEREVALVESALTPLLRRSDAVSRARASELAPELLRRLDEVRAAFAHAALDRIAP